The following are from one region of the Nicotiana tomentosiformis chromosome 7, ASM39032v3, whole genome shotgun sequence genome:
- the LOC104086454 gene encoding glutamate receptor 3.7 isoform X1: MKLIGAVPLFVFIWVLQNRHGNCQMPNVVNVGAVFSFDSVIGRAAKTAMELAVSDINGDPSTLNGTKFNLVMADSDCSVFKGSIEALQVIEKQVVALIGPQSSAIAHMISFIANGLQVPLISYAATDPTLSSLQFPFFLRTTQSDWYQMAAVADIVCFYEWKEVIAIFLDDDYGRNGIAALTDALAKKMSKISYKLPLPINYNLSDMIYVLNQSKSFGPRVFVVHINPDSQLRFFDAIQKLKMTRSDYVWLMTDWFSTTIDSFSLKNGSYLSTLEGVVGLRPYIPQTAQKRAFLSRWRKLQQNESVRSGLTAYGLYAYDTVWVIARSVDNLLQQGGNVSFSLSSMLNGTTSGKLQLGKLKVFDSGELLMNILSQTNFTGLTGKIHFTPDRNLIGSGYEVINIVQQEIHTVGYWSNFSGLSISPPKAVKNKETAVTRINQNLKIVTWPGGKSEKPRGWVIANDERPLRIGFPRRASFPEFVTLNNDSHQVLGYCIDLFFEARKIVPYDVPFRFEPFGTGLANPSYDELVTMVADDVFDAAVGDIAIVTNRTRMVDFTQPYVSTGLVIVAPIDNSESSAWVFLKPFTLEMWGVTALSFLIIAVVIWILEHRVNDDFRGPPKRQIITMFLFSFSTLFKTNQENTVSTLGRMVMVVWLFLLLVITSSYTASLTSILTVQQLSSPITGIESLITSSSFIGYQVGSFAYSYLRDNLNISPSRLISLRSPEEFESALRRGSGSGGVMAIVDELPYVELFLQNRTDFGIIGRPFTKSGWGFAFKKDSPLATDMSTAILKLAENGKLQEIHKKWFCKLGCPADRRRDSEPNQLHLSSFWALYLLSGAVTLLALLVFLFRTIHQYMRYKRKHADPSSPSNTRCSQVIYSFFDFIDEKEEAIKRIFAHDTSQPQTSGA, from the exons ATGAAGCTTATTGGGGCAGTGCCACTATTTGTTTTCATTTGGGTACTGCAAAATAGACATGGGAACTGTCAAATGCCTAATGTTGTGAATGTTGGTGCAGTTTTTAGTTTTGATTCAGTGATTGGTAGAGCAGCAAAGACTGCTATGGAGTTAGCAGTCTCTGATATCAATGGGGATCCCAGCACTCTAAATGGAACTAAATTTAATTTGGTTATGGCTGATTCAGATTGCAGTGTCTTTAAGGGGTCCATTGAAG CTTTACAGGTAATTGAGAAGCAAGTGGTGGCATTAATTGGTCCACAGTCTTCTGCAATAGCTCATATGATTTCTTTCATTGCTAATGGTCTTCAAGTTCCTCTTATCTCATATGCTGCCACTGATCCAACACTGTCTTCCCTCCAGTTCCCATTTTTCCTTCGGACCACACAGAGCGATTGGTACCAAATGGCAGCTGTTGCCGACATTGTCTGCTTTTACGAATGGAAAGAAGTCATTGCCATATTTCTGGATGACGACTATGGGAGAAATGGAATAGCTGCTTTAACTGATGCACTTGCTAAGAAAATGTCAAAGATCTCTTATAAGCTACCATTACCTATCAATTATAATCTCAGTGATATGATTTATGTGTTAAATCAATCGAAATCGTTTGGGCCTCGTGTTTTTGTTGTGCATATCAATCCTGACTCCCAATTAAGATTCTTCGACGCAATCCAGAAGCTGAAAATGACTCGCAGCGATTATGTGTGGCTTATGACAGATTGGTTTTCTACTACTATAGATTCTTTCTCCCTGAAAAACGGATCTTATCTAAGCACTCTTGAAGGTGTAGTTGGTCTTCGTCCCTATATTCCACAAACTGCCCAGAAAAGGGCGTTTTTGTCTCGCTGGAGAAAATTGCAGCAGAATGAGTCGGTTCGATCAGGACTGACTGCATATGGTCTTTATGCTTATGATACTGTGTGGGTCATTGCACGTTCAGTTGATAACCTACTTCAACAGGGAGGCAACGTAAGCTTTTCTCTCAGCAGTATGTTAAATGGTACAACAAGTGGTAAACTACAGCTTGGGAAACTCAAAGTATTTGATAGTGGAGAACTTCTAATGAATATCTTATCACAAACAAACTTCACTGGCTTGACAGGAAAGATTCATTTCACTCCAGATAGAAATCTTATTGGTAGTGGTTATGAAGTCATTAACATTGTGCAACAGGAAATTCACACAGTTGGCTACTGGTCAAATTTTTCTGGTCTCTCGATCTCACCTCCGAAAGCAGTCAAAAACAAAGAAACGGCCGTTACCAGGATAAATCAGAATCTCAAAATTGTAACTTGGCCTGGTGGGAAGAGCGAGAAGCCACGTGGTTGGGTTATTGCTAATGATGAAAGACCCTTGAGAATTGGATTTCCTAGAAGAGCCAGTTTTCCTGAGTTTGTGACGTTGAATAATGACAGCCACCAAGTACTAGGTTATTGCATAGATCTCTTTTTTGAAGCACGAAAGATTGTGCCTTATGATGTTCCTTTCAGATTTGAGCCATTTGGTACTGGTCTTGCCAATCCAAGTTATGATGAGCTTGTAACAATGGTTGCAGATGAT GTTTTTGATGCAGCTGTTGGAGATATTGCTATTGTCACAAATAGGACAAGGATGGTCGATTTCACTCAGCCTTATGTGTCTACAGGCCTTGTCATAGTAGCTCCCATTGATAATTCCGAATCAAGTGCTTGGGTATTCCTCAAACCTTTTACACTGGAAATGTGGGGTGTTACAGCTCTTTCATTTCTTATAATAGCGGTGGTCATATGGATACTTGAGCATCGTGTCAATGATGATTTCCGTGGTCCTCCTAAGAGACAGATAATTACAATGTTCCT GTTCAGCTTCTCGACACTTTTCAAAACAAACC AAGAAAATACTGTAAGCACTCTTGGTCGAATGGTAATGGTGGTTTGGCTATTCTTACTCCTGGTGATCACATCAAGCTATACGGCAAGTTTGACATCCATTCTAACAGTGCAGCAACTTTCATCACCCATCACAGGGATTGAAAGTTTGATAACAAGCAGCTCCTTTATTGGATATCAAGTTGGGTCATTTGCTTATAGCTATTTGAGAGACAATCTCAACATATCTCCATCAAGACTAATATCTCTACGCTCCCCAGAAGAATTTGAAAGTGCTCTACGACGTGGCTCAGGAAGTGGAGGAGTGATGGCTATTGTAGATGAACTTCCATATGTAGAGTTGTTCCTTCAAAATCGTACTGATTTTGGGATCATTGGTCGACCATTTACTAAGAGCGGATGGGGTTTT GCTTTTAAGAAGGATTCTCCTCTAGCTACAGACATGTCAACTGCAATCCTGAAACTGGCCGAGAATGGGAAACTTCAAGAGATCCACAAGAAATGGTTTTGCAAGTTAGGTTGTCCAGCAGATAGGAGAAGAGATTCAGAGCCTAACCAACTCCACTTGAGCAGCTTTTGGGCACTCTATCTTTTATCTGGTGCTGTCACTCTCCTTGCTCTGCTTGTCTTCTTATTCAGAACTATTCACCAATATATGAGATACAAAAGAAAGCACGCCGACCCTTCTTCTCCCTCAAACACCAGATGTTCACAGGTTATCTACAGTTTCtttgacttcattgatgagaagGAAGAAGCCATTAAAAGAATTTTTGCTCATGATACTTCTCAGCCTCAAACAAGTGGAGCCTAA
- the LOC104086454 gene encoding glutamate receptor 3.7 isoform X2, translating to MELNLIWLWLIQIAVSLRGPLKVIEKQVVALIGPQSSAIAHMISFIANGLQVPLISYAATDPTLSSLQFPFFLRTTQSDWYQMAAVADIVCFYEWKEVIAIFLDDDYGRNGIAALTDALAKKMSKISYKLPLPINYNLSDMIYVLNQSKSFGPRVFVVHINPDSQLRFFDAIQKLKMTRSDYVWLMTDWFSTTIDSFSLKNGSYLSTLEGVVGLRPYIPQTAQKRAFLSRWRKLQQNESVRSGLTAYGLYAYDTVWVIARSVDNLLQQGGNVSFSLSSMLNGTTSGKLQLGKLKVFDSGELLMNILSQTNFTGLTGKIHFTPDRNLIGSGYEVINIVQQEIHTVGYWSNFSGLSISPPKAVKNKETAVTRINQNLKIVTWPGGKSEKPRGWVIANDERPLRIGFPRRASFPEFVTLNNDSHQVLGYCIDLFFEARKIVPYDVPFRFEPFGTGLANPSYDELVTMVADDVFDAAVGDIAIVTNRTRMVDFTQPYVSTGLVIVAPIDNSESSAWVFLKPFTLEMWGVTALSFLIIAVVIWILEHRVNDDFRGPPKRQIITMFLFSFSTLFKTNQENTVSTLGRMVMVVWLFLLLVITSSYTASLTSILTVQQLSSPITGIESLITSSSFIGYQVGSFAYSYLRDNLNISPSRLISLRSPEEFESALRRGSGSGGVMAIVDELPYVELFLQNRTDFGIIGRPFTKSGWGFAFKKDSPLATDMSTAILKLAENGKLQEIHKKWFCKLGCPADRRRDSEPNQLHLSSFWALYLLSGAVTLLALLVFLFRTIHQYMRYKRKHADPSSPSNTRCSQVIYSFFDFIDEKEEAIKRIFAHDTSQPQTSGA from the exons ATGGAACTAAATTTAATTTGGTTATGGCTGATTCAGATTGCAGTGTCTTTAAGGGGTCCATTGAAG GTAATTGAGAAGCAAGTGGTGGCATTAATTGGTCCACAGTCTTCTGCAATAGCTCATATGATTTCTTTCATTGCTAATGGTCTTCAAGTTCCTCTTATCTCATATGCTGCCACTGATCCAACACTGTCTTCCCTCCAGTTCCCATTTTTCCTTCGGACCACACAGAGCGATTGGTACCAAATGGCAGCTGTTGCCGACATTGTCTGCTTTTACGAATGGAAAGAAGTCATTGCCATATTTCTGGATGACGACTATGGGAGAAATGGAATAGCTGCTTTAACTGATGCACTTGCTAAGAAAATGTCAAAGATCTCTTATAAGCTACCATTACCTATCAATTATAATCTCAGTGATATGATTTATGTGTTAAATCAATCGAAATCGTTTGGGCCTCGTGTTTTTGTTGTGCATATCAATCCTGACTCCCAATTAAGATTCTTCGACGCAATCCAGAAGCTGAAAATGACTCGCAGCGATTATGTGTGGCTTATGACAGATTGGTTTTCTACTACTATAGATTCTTTCTCCCTGAAAAACGGATCTTATCTAAGCACTCTTGAAGGTGTAGTTGGTCTTCGTCCCTATATTCCACAAACTGCCCAGAAAAGGGCGTTTTTGTCTCGCTGGAGAAAATTGCAGCAGAATGAGTCGGTTCGATCAGGACTGACTGCATATGGTCTTTATGCTTATGATACTGTGTGGGTCATTGCACGTTCAGTTGATAACCTACTTCAACAGGGAGGCAACGTAAGCTTTTCTCTCAGCAGTATGTTAAATGGTACAACAAGTGGTAAACTACAGCTTGGGAAACTCAAAGTATTTGATAGTGGAGAACTTCTAATGAATATCTTATCACAAACAAACTTCACTGGCTTGACAGGAAAGATTCATTTCACTCCAGATAGAAATCTTATTGGTAGTGGTTATGAAGTCATTAACATTGTGCAACAGGAAATTCACACAGTTGGCTACTGGTCAAATTTTTCTGGTCTCTCGATCTCACCTCCGAAAGCAGTCAAAAACAAAGAAACGGCCGTTACCAGGATAAATCAGAATCTCAAAATTGTAACTTGGCCTGGTGGGAAGAGCGAGAAGCCACGTGGTTGGGTTATTGCTAATGATGAAAGACCCTTGAGAATTGGATTTCCTAGAAGAGCCAGTTTTCCTGAGTTTGTGACGTTGAATAATGACAGCCACCAAGTACTAGGTTATTGCATAGATCTCTTTTTTGAAGCACGAAAGATTGTGCCTTATGATGTTCCTTTCAGATTTGAGCCATTTGGTACTGGTCTTGCCAATCCAAGTTATGATGAGCTTGTAACAATGGTTGCAGATGAT GTTTTTGATGCAGCTGTTGGAGATATTGCTATTGTCACAAATAGGACAAGGATGGTCGATTTCACTCAGCCTTATGTGTCTACAGGCCTTGTCATAGTAGCTCCCATTGATAATTCCGAATCAAGTGCTTGGGTATTCCTCAAACCTTTTACACTGGAAATGTGGGGTGTTACAGCTCTTTCATTTCTTATAATAGCGGTGGTCATATGGATACTTGAGCATCGTGTCAATGATGATTTCCGTGGTCCTCCTAAGAGACAGATAATTACAATGTTCCT GTTCAGCTTCTCGACACTTTTCAAAACAAACC AAGAAAATACTGTAAGCACTCTTGGTCGAATGGTAATGGTGGTTTGGCTATTCTTACTCCTGGTGATCACATCAAGCTATACGGCAAGTTTGACATCCATTCTAACAGTGCAGCAACTTTCATCACCCATCACAGGGATTGAAAGTTTGATAACAAGCAGCTCCTTTATTGGATATCAAGTTGGGTCATTTGCTTATAGCTATTTGAGAGACAATCTCAACATATCTCCATCAAGACTAATATCTCTACGCTCCCCAGAAGAATTTGAAAGTGCTCTACGACGTGGCTCAGGAAGTGGAGGAGTGATGGCTATTGTAGATGAACTTCCATATGTAGAGTTGTTCCTTCAAAATCGTACTGATTTTGGGATCATTGGTCGACCATTTACTAAGAGCGGATGGGGTTTT GCTTTTAAGAAGGATTCTCCTCTAGCTACAGACATGTCAACTGCAATCCTGAAACTGGCCGAGAATGGGAAACTTCAAGAGATCCACAAGAAATGGTTTTGCAAGTTAGGTTGTCCAGCAGATAGGAGAAGAGATTCAGAGCCTAACCAACTCCACTTGAGCAGCTTTTGGGCACTCTATCTTTTATCTGGTGCTGTCACTCTCCTTGCTCTGCTTGTCTTCTTATTCAGAACTATTCACCAATATATGAGATACAAAAGAAAGCACGCCGACCCTTCTTCTCCCTCAAACACCAGATGTTCACAGGTTATCTACAGTTTCtttgacttcattgatgagaagGAAGAAGCCATTAAAAGAATTTTTGCTCATGATACTTCTCAGCCTCAAACAAGTGGAGCCTAA